The genomic DNA AATTGTTTttgagataaaaaatttattgcaaaatatccAAATatcccatataaaatataagggaggagtaaaatgatttaggaacgttttgaattaaaaatagaaGTTTTAAACgttagataaatattttaggGCAGAGGaacaaaattggaaaataacGGACACCTTACTACACAGGATGTACGTATGTACGATTTATATACATTTCACTTTAAGCCAACTCACCATGATTCTGCGGCTTATATTTAGTTTCCACTGCGAATTGACAGGTGCAATTTACACAACGGTAGACGGTTTGATTCATTTCGGTGAGATCGCGTTGGGAGAGTATGTCGCGTAATTTGCGTTCAAGTTCCTATAGAGGTTAAAGagagtaaattattttaataagtttcatttactataaatatatttatttcaattaataaaatattcaagaaaataCGAGGTGTTTTCAATGAAAACGctgaattttgaattcttttgaaaagtacttatttattcatcaatatctattttgtccatTTCAAAGTAgtccccctcggatataatacacttgcgccaacgctttttccaatcctcgaagcacttctgaaatgcgcttagCAAAAATCGAAGAATACATAAAAACGTggctaaccttttctgttgttaaaaacaaactataaatcgaaattggctcctaatgcaagcacatgataaacagaTGTGTccgattaaaacaaaaacaaaatatagataaccgaatgtacacagcccgcgaaaaatcaaaactcACATTTTCTTTTGAACGCACCTCGTATAATAACTCGTACTTATCagctaatatttataaaactttaaattagttacaaaaaaaaaaatcaaatttccgACGTATTATCGTATATTTagtgatttaaatatttattacaatttttatgcgAGTACATTACAAAATTGGTATCCTAAATACCGGAttaaagagtaaaaacaatttaatcccaagtctaaaattaaaaattaaaaaaaatccgtTTAAAATGCACATTTTTCCACGTTTGCATTTTTCGTGTTCTACCACTTTGGTTATCTTTTGAAAAGGaaagctttttttaaataaaatttcaacacaGTTAAAGATTctgttttatttacatttaaaaacttGTAAGTATAGTTGTTCAGTTaggaatatgtaaatatttcctttttgtCACATTTCACTTCagcttttaatttgaaaaatattttttttcatttgttacttcaatttttatattagaaaatatttcttaatttgtAATTCCGATTTTGGGATAAAAAATAACATTGTCAATTCAAGGTTGTGTCAGATATCTGAACTACCGAAATTTCTTGAGATttagtcgaaataaaaaattaataatttaattaaattttcaataaaaattttgaaatgttttattccaaaatcagaattaaaaatttaattcttaattccgatttttgaatttaaaaataaacaactctggttgttgctgttgttgttgtaacggcagaactctgccgagttgacagtccttggtcggataaaaatccgggtccgttccggttacatagacccgactgtcgtgggaaaggtaattgtaaaatgaaagacTCAATCGCAAGCAGTTTCGTTAGTTACAATAACATTAGttacaataatacaaaatacGTTCTTACCTGACATAGGCCATCTTCAACGGTGTAGATACGTTCCTTTTTATCTGCTTTGATTGTATCAAAATTTATACGTATCGTATTTGATTTTATGCGATCACAggattctaaaatttttaagctCCACTTGGTTATGGTTCTTAAAtacgaataaaatatttttaatatacatgaatattaataaaaatattgtaataagttaCTTTTGTGTTAATGTATCACGTACGCGCAAATAACTCTCTGATATGGTTAGGAATACGGCCTCATTGCGTGGCATAGTGTAAACTATATATGTTATTTCATCGTCCTCAGGCTCAGAGACTGGAAAAAAGGaaacacagttttttttttaaataaagaaaattatttctttaaaaaattataatgtaaacatttaaaatatttttaatttggaagGGAAACTTGTTAAGATATCACAAactcttaaattattttatgtattttatgtaataaataataagaaaaatttaaacaagaaaaaaacgttaactttggccatgaggctataatacccttcacaggtgcatttcttagcataaaagagtacaaaaggatctttatcttgatttttattggACAGTTTGTCAGGCAACTATatgtggttcgatctgaacaatttgttcggagagtGTAGCGTTGGCTTGTCCAATAATCTATGCaatattttgtgaagatatctagtcaaataaaaTGGTTTTGATACAAAAACTTGCTTTggatctgtcagtttgtatggcaactatatgctatagtcgtctaATTTGAACATTATGTTCAGAGGTTGTAGTGATGTCTTGGATAATCCGTTtccataacagtcgggtctacgtaaccggaacggacccggattttttccggccaaggactgtcaactcgacaaaattctgccgctacaacaacaataacaacaacatgtcttggataatgatttatgccaaatttcgtcaagatatattgccaaaaaaaaaaaaggtttagaGTACAAGAACTCGATTTCTATTGGCTAGTTTGTATGGTAGATATAAGGGCAGGGATTAGCTATCGTATATAAAGACGGACATGTTCTgggtataataaattttcaaactatTGCATTACTCATACCATCCGGCTCTACAACGGTTGCATTTGAATACACGTTTTTCAAATGTGGCGGTTCATCATCGATCTCCACCTCAGTCTCAGCATCATCGCTCATATTTGCTTGCTCCAAAGCGAAGCTTAAAGAGTCTGCTGCCGTTTGCATTAATGTGTTATCGGAATCGTTTACCGATCTATAAAGTGTATGATTTTCGTTCGTATACGAGATGGTACTATTCATACTTTGATACATAGTTGCATCATTATTGTCATTAGGGCCATTTGCTTTAATTGGCGATGCAAGCACTTCTAATTTTGGCACTTCGTCACTTAAATGGCTATCATAAAGCGGTGTTGATGAACGCAGTGAGCTGTCGAGCGTTTCACTGGTATCATATTGTGATTGTGGCTTGGTACGTGTTGACGCAAGCGCCGACTCAGAAAGTTCCCCCAGAAAATCATCGAGCTGTTGTCTGgaagtatttgttgttgctgttgtattaCTTTTAGTTTCCATGCCTgcaatgtaaaattttatcaatggTAAGTTGGTCATAATTTGCCTAGTTACTGAAATACCTAAGGCGCTTTGTATCATTTCCGCATTGCCGGATTGTAACCAATTGACACCATATTTCTCGCGTAGGTTTTCAATTTGCTTTTTCGCCTCTAAGTGTTGGCTGTCTTGTTCTGATATGTCTACTTTATGCAGTGTTACTTTAACTGGTTTTAATTTTTGGGCTAACACTGCTTCATCGCGTTCGTCAGTTGTCTGCGCAATAGCACCTTCATCTTCAATGATATCGACTGTACGTGTTTTCGAAGATGACTTTCGCGTGCCGTTTGTACCATTAGTTGTTTTAACACTATCTAGTGTGCCCGTAGAACTAACATTGAATTTGAAGGAACTCAAAGATCCCACACTAGATGAAGGCGTGTGTGTTGTGGATGGTACACGGCTGCTGTTAATGGAGGTAGAAGAGGATCTTTGCGCATAGCGATTGAGCGCACCTACGTGTCGCAGTTGTTGGCTGCCAGTTACAGATTTTTCACTCTTTGAAAGCGGTTCCAAGTCAAGTAAGAACTTCACAGTGGCGGTATTTTTGTGTAGAAATTGTGCAGTGGCTAGTCTATGCTTGGGATGACAACACAATGGATTGCCGTATAAATTCAAATAGTTTAGCGTGATAAGCGCGCTGAGGGGCAATAAACACGAGTGATCAAGCAAGCAGTTGTCAGATAGATCTAAATCAGTGAGTGCTTCCAATTTCGCGATACCCATTAGATCCTCAACAAAGTTATTGCTCATATTTAAGGATTGCAGCCGCTTGTAGGCGTCTAAATGAAATTGCGGTACACATTGCAAACAATTGTAGCTTAGATCCAAAGTTTTTAAATGCGGCAACCACTTGATGGCCTCTACGCTACGCAATTTATTATGACGCAAATTAAGATGTTGCAAGAATTGTGCGAATTCTAAAGCGCTATCAATGCGTTGCAGATTATTGTAACTAAAATCGGCGATTTTCAACTCATTCCACACAAAGCCATTTGAGTTGTCGCCACCGCATCGGGTTATAACGTCTTCCACATCCGTCAAGCTCTTCACACAAATAAGCTGTTGCAGCTGCGCACGTAATCGTTGTATACCGACCACTTGCCGGACATTTGTCTTCTGCACTTCGAGTCGGCGCAAGGCACGAAATTTGCTGATATCAATTGTGCCATCGAAGTATTCGTCTGTGGGATAGTGTATGATACAGAGTAACGgtgttttttgtacaaaatcatAAATAAGCTGTAAATCGATGAAAACAGGCGATCTTGAATTGACCGTCTTGGCGACTTGGAACGTCTGCGGCGAAGCACCGATTTCGGCAGCGCCATCTGTGATAAGCGTAAATGAGTCATTTAGCGCGCGTAGCAGTGAACCTGTAAATATTGCATACATGTgtaattaattgtatattattagaAAATCATTAAGGCGTTGCATGATCGGTTACAGAAGCAATTGTAACTGATAACGCCTAAGTTGATGTGCTCTTTTTGAGCTTGCCCTATTTTAAGCACTAGTATAATGGCGCAGGagacaataaaaaaagcaaaataacaacaatccTAATCAGcacttacatacttgtatatatgcaattatttgtaataaaattttctgaTGGCAAATTGCGACACAGTACCACAATTAAATGAATGTTATTTTCAGTTACCGTAAATGTCGTAAAATATTACTAAAGAAAGAGTGTAATCACTAGGGCAAAaccaaaaataagcaaaatctaCTATTGCTAGTATTTTATAGATGTAAATaggaaaatatatctaaaagtCACTTTAATTATACCGCAATGTTTGTTTTTATGGTATATATCACAATAACATTTTGCAAAACACCgatttatattttaactttgTAACTATATGCTGTATTTGTtggtaaaaatatacaaaattaagaAGGTTAAAACATATGCTAATCTAAAAATAAACTGTCAAATTGCAGcgctaaaaataaatcaaaacaatCAACAGACGAAACAattgagaaaataaattaaaaatcaaaacattgaaaaattacCATTTGTTAAAAGATGATATTTACTAAGTAAAATGAATCATGCTTGCAACAAAGAAATcaacattacattttatttttgtttaatacatttaaaatagGTAAATTGCATACCTGATAGTTTTAACGAAAACTCcgaattcaatattttatccCCATTTTTGCGTAGTAAATTTGCCAGTTCAGTTATTTTTTGTGGATCCATCATTCCTTATTTGAAGCATAAGTAATGCGTAAAAGCCTTAAAGCGTGAGTTGTTTTTTAATGAGGCGAAATTGATAGTTTTCACAGCAACAAGTTTCCAAATTACTCAACAGCAAATATCAATAGCATTAATTGCGAATACCGCTTTCGTCGCTGTTCTTTGTTCGCCTTGAATTTTAGGAAAATGGCACGTTTTTATTAAGCAgaattatatatgtgtaaatatgtatgtatattaatatggtATTTACCTATATTCGAATTGTTATTATACTTCACCTACCGCAACCGCACCTCCGCGTTTATCATTAAAACAACGTACacatcacatatatttttttataggaaaGATAAAACGTAGATGACTATATCAATGACCATGGAAGAATTACGTATACAACAACAGGAAAACATTGGCAATGACCACAAAAACATTACATTTCTATTGTCTTATTcatattacttatatattttcgcACTTTTTTTCGTTTGTATACACACAGTTGTCTGCACATTTCTTAATTgcttatattcatattattgttgccaatgtataataataatattaatcagTACGTTCAGCTAGTTTAGTATTTTTACTTCTATGTAGTATtaataaaatgttgtttttattttatgcctTCGTATTGTTTGCTGGCTTTGTTACTAGCTGACAGCTGTCATTGTTTGAAAACAGCTGTCCGCTTGCAGTGTTGCATTAAACTAATGGGTTGCATATGCACATCAAcgagttattaaaaattaggtACGTGAAAAAGTATtcgtacaaaaatattttaatatattttcataagtaattttttttgaatgatTGTGGTAAATTTTTGACGagtttttaaacataaaatacataaaaacgtatctgtataaatatattgtaatattttagttataatattagtatcAATTATTTGCAAAGAATAACgtatactaaaatatataaggAAATCACGTTTTTCAACTTATATATTATCCTTGTTAATGTCGTAGAAGGTTTGGGCTTACATATTTCTaattttctgttaaaattttttcataaattttgaggttatgtgaaaaagtacaacttttccaatgggtttcatcctattattatatatttttttcaatctttACTACTTTCAAAGGCTTCAGCCCTGGTCTGTATCTTTAGTTGATAAACTGGGAAATTGGCTGCCAAATGGATTAGTTTAACTTCGGATGTTATCTATTTATATACCAATCAAGTCACAGCTACCGATATCCAAACACTTTGAAATAAGTTGCGACTTTGCATAAGAAAGGGATGAACAATCGTACGTACACAAGAGTTTCAGGTAACTTGAAATTACTGGCCGCGGTGTTGGGTAATTAACCGGCTGGTTTACAGAGTAATACCCTTTATAGGTACATTTCAATATGGTGCTCCGACAAGAACAATATAATCAGAGATTGTAGCTTTGCCCtggaaatttcgtgaagatattttgtcaaataaaacagttttccacacATTTGATTTGAATCGGTcggttggtatggcagctatacagtACAATATCGGTGATTCCGacgcttggggagaaaaggacgtttgcacaatttcagaacgatatctcaaaaaccgaggTACAAGTTCGGgtacatacagacggacagacaagtATATATACTTCGTGGAAGGTCTGAACTGATTGCAATAGGACATATTTCCATGAAATTTCCAGAATATGGTATATCTCATACAATGTACGATATATTGGTATACAATTTGCTAGGATAACGGTTTTAAtgattatatatagtatatagcagTTGAGGTAATTCGCGgaccgatttcatacattttcaacatcaaactatagtatatccagaattatattatatattcacttaTTTTGCTAAGACATCTTATACATCGgccgaaataaaaatataaagagttTTGAAATACTTTTATCTGATATATTTGGACTGcaagtagtattgacccgattttgtctatttattattattaccagATAaaaatgctctctgagtttcattaagataactcacatattaaatgatatatggtatatgttatAAGGTCAACCTGAAActtgaaaatccttatatttggtatatggggtCTATGAGAagcattgacccgattttacccttTTTTTTTATCACCAGGATACATTATTCCCAAAAAAAGACGTTTCATTGATATATGTCGCAGATTGGCACTCAGGGtgacatattcggtacctgggGGCTTGATAAGTCATGATCCGATTTCGACCTATTTTAGACATGAGTCGCCATACCTTTAGGGTAtcatttgtgcaaagttttattccgacaACTTTATTGGcgtttgatttgatttgatgaTATTTAAACATTTGTTATATGAGATATAAGCGTGGGTGTATTGCGATTTCACCCAATTTTACTCGGTAAGTTAAGATGTCATAATACTCCTCACACCACtcccattgttcaatttttatatCGGCTCCGAAGAAAATCTTTCGTACCAtctaaaatgtgaaattaaataCTTCTGGGGTGTTTATTTAGTAAGTTATCGTGcatttaatagttttcaacataattgTTATACGggtagtgggcggggttataatccgcttttacccattttcacactgtcgaaaaAGCTACTGGAAGGATTTGTCCTCAGCAAGTTGATATAGGTTTAGAGGTTTgtgaaatatgtacattaaacctatcagGAGGCGGATACATATCTCACCAAAATGAGTATAATATGCCTATATTGAATCTTACAAATGTCACTTCGAAATGAACTTATCTCATGATTACAAGACACTTTAATTGGGGAAATAAGAAATAGATACATCTAATaggaaatatttatacaaatctaAACCTAACATTAAGTGTGCCTGTTTCGCCTTTTTTCATTAGATCCTAAAGGTCCCTTCCCAAACCATACCGAAAATCCTCAGTtcaattgtatatacatacttgcacatacatgtatgtatgggaGAAAAAAACTTCAGAGAGAGGTTGAATGCAGACCGTATTATTAATAAACTACATCcactacaatatatattatattaatattatggtgAGTTACTCTTTGGTTCAGTGTCGCGCATCtgttgccaacaacaacaactttgtgTAATCAATATTCCTACTCACACTTCAATATTGTAGACGTATTTGAATAGAAATTCaaagtgtaatttttattgtgtcaaaaacgaaaaatatttaaaatattttagtataaaacAGAGAAAACATTTAAGGgaaataacgaaaatattataatcaGAGAAACTCTTAAAACGAGATAATCAAAACGACGTAAGTGTTCCGAAAATCGTTACCAAAccagaaatattataaaaaagaaacattATGGAACGCTATTACGTCGGCGGTGATAGAGGTGACAGAGGGCACCAATTatgcaacagcaataacaaccgAACCGAACAAAGGGAGATTACTGGTTTGACACGCATTACTAAGAAACGCCTAAAAGAGCTCTGCAAAAAGGATAAACTCTATCAGACGCCGGCGCTTAATGATGTGCTTTATCTGCACTATCAAGGTGAGCGTTAAAACTAGCGATAACGATGTCACATACGGTAAgcatatataaaactatttgctCCACAGGCATCGATTGCATTGAGTGCTTGGACGATTACACCGGCCTCAAATGCCTTTGGTTGGAATGCAATGCCATATCCGAAATACAGGGACTGGACAATCAAAAACAGTTGAAGTGCCTATTCTTACAAAGTAATTTGATAAAACGTATTGAGAATTTGGAAAACTGCCCCGAGCTAGATACGCTCAATTTGGCTTCGAATCATATACGAAAAATCGAGAATTGTGGCTTCGATGTATTGCCAGTTTTGAGTACTCTAAATTTGTCCTCGAATTATTTGAAAGACTTTGATGGTCTTAAAGATTTGGAAAATTGTAAGACGCTGTCAGTGTTGGACTTATCGAATAATCGTATCGATGATATTCTGGTGGTAAAGGTCAGTAGAAAATGAAATCGTAACCAATATTTCAAattcttattaaattatttcaaataatttttcacacAACTATAGATTTTCGCAAAAATGCCGCAATTGCGTGTGCTGGTGCTACAAGGTAATCCAGTAGTGTCTAAATTACCGCAGTACCGCAAGACCCTAATATTGGAGTGTGTAAGTAACCACAATGGAATGGTACACCCTTCATTTCACGACAATTAAATTTGTCTACTTGTATTTTGTTTAGAAAGAACTGACTTATCTCGACAGTCGTCCAGTGTTTCCGAAAGACCGCGCATGCGCGGAAGCTTGGTAGGTTATAATTTtgtctttaatatattttgaaagcaataACTTTGTTCTCAACCTTTGTTTTGTAGGAAAATTGGTGGTTACGGAGGTGAACGAAAAGAAAATGAACGGTGGAACCGCATGG from Bactrocera oleae isolate idBacOlea1 chromosome 3, idBacOlea1, whole genome shotgun sequence includes the following:
- the LOC106617692 gene encoding uncharacterized protein isoform X3, translated to MMDPQKITELANLLRKNGDKILNSEFSLKLSGSLLRALNDSFTLITDGAAEIGASPQTFQVAKTVNSRSPVFIDLQLIYDFVQKTPLLCIIHYPTDEYFDGTIDISKFRALRRLEVQKTNVRQVVGIQRLRAQLQQLICVKSLTDVEDVITRCGGDNSNGFVWNELKIADFSYNNLQRIDSALEFAQFLQHLNLRHNKLRSVEAIKWLPHLKTLDLSYNCLQCVPQFHLDAYKRLQSLNMSNNFVEDLMGIAKLEALTDLDLSDNCLLDHSCLLPLSALITLNYLNLYGNPLCCHPKHRLATAQFLHKNTATVKFLLDLEPLSKSEKSVTGSQQLRHVGALNRYAQRSSSTSINSSRVPSTTHTPSSSVGSLSSFKFNVSSTGTLDSVKTTNGTNGTRKSSSKTRTVDIIEDEGAIAQTTDERDEAVLAQKLKPVKVTLHKVDISEQDSQHLEAKKQIENLREKYGVNWLQSGNAEMIQSALGMETKSNTTATTNTSRQQLDDFLGELSESALASTRTKPQSQYDTSETLDSSLRSSTPLYDSHLSDEVPKLEVLASPIKANGPNDNNDATMYQSMNSTISYTNENHTLYRSVNDSDNTLMQTAADSLSFALEQANMSDDAETEVEIDDEPPHLKNVYSNATVVEPDVSEPEDDEITYIVYTMPRNEAVFLTISESYLRVRDTLTQKTITKWSLKILESCDRIKSNTIRINFDTIKADKKERIYTVEDGLCQELERKLRDILSQRDLTEMNQTVYRCVNCTCQFAVETKYKPQNHGIHCPDCKSSFVAEIHDIPKPPIEAAAEKLSPAAIVEETPIYANTPPKVASQTTANIDVANDANSIGSANSLNESSSCSKITNSQNSFDSNQSVVGSSNTERQQEFTGESSDVDIISNPSQSSIEVLDQHTSRKASEERRLAQHMSALEENNDLSYTQSFIEREFGNTAIAAVLENQIVEAKQRKITTTTPPTKADPHAEALRVNSNPPVAQTVTPALANSAHVQLIESSSSGSVTDSVCTAYEQQQQQELLQKTSSSDELLSKSAEQAILRNLLAAESFSSNSPEPIITPTKPANGSTNGQSTQATKKEESSKVSSMFGALVQTTNSLMSSSRKTNSQTDQKCEPYKFNYTDFNDVDHRLKLYFYQTKFDENEQFKWLARGRIYNDNTKTLCAGIVVMSTCKCYLMETFGPENEDVAKWLRLLVSVTADRLECIQLLPWKLGLAFTLRDWGNFQLLLQDILRTDSLLLYFANNSLPSLCELKYQPIAVLVKRINNAVSDEQLKMCALLNACTVTCGQAKRNLSTCTLLTTDTHLYISSSKFDWLSTSESDAELEICMKQLMSNLVEVEQIDANTFLINYLDETQDLSEIWQCTFETQENADSCLNAIAQSWEKLFGVSLLNTT
- the LOC106617692 gene encoding serine/threonine-protein kinase 11-interacting protein isoform X4, encoding MMDPQKITELANLLRKNGDKILNSEFSLKLSGSLLRALNDSFTLITDGAAEIGASPQTFQVAKTVNSRSPVFIDLQLIYDFVQKTPLLCIIHYPTDEYFDGTIDISKFRALRRLEVQKTNVRQVVGIQRLRAQLQQLICVKSLTDVEDVITRCGGDNSNGFVWNELKIADFSYNNLQRIDSALEFAQFLQHLNLRHNKLRSVEAIKWLPHLKTLDLSYNCLQCVPQFHLDAYKRLQSLNMSNNFVEDLMGIAKLEALTDLDLSDNCLLDHSCLLPLSALITLNYLNLYGNPLCCHPKHRLATAQFLHKNTATVKFLLDLEPLSKSEKSVTGSQQLRHVGALNRYAQRSSSTSINSSRVPSTTHTPSSSVGSLSSFKFNVSSTGTLDSVKTTNGTNGTRKSSSKTRTVDIIEDEGAIAQTTDERDEAVLAQKLKPVKVTLHKVDISEQDSQHLEAKKQIENLREKYGVNWLQSGNAEMIQSALGMETKSNTTATTNTSRQQLDDFLGELSESALASTRTKPQSQYDTSETLDSSLRSSTPLYDSHLSDEVPKLEVLASPIKANGPNDNNDATMYQSMNSTISYTNENHTLYRSVNDSDNTLMQTAADSLSFALEQANMSDDAETEVEIDDEPPHLKNVYSNATVVEPDVSEPEDDEITYIVYTMPRNEAVFLTISESYLRVRDTLTQKTITKWSLKILESCDRIKSNTIRINFDTIKADKKERIYTVEDGLCQELERKLRDILSQRDLTEMNQTVYRCVNCTCQFAVETKYKPQNHGIHCPDCKSSFVAEIHDIPKPPIEAAAEKLSPAAIVEETPIYANTPPKVASQTTANIDVANDANSIALVQTTNSLMSSSRKTNSQTDQKCEPYKFNYTDFNDVDHRLKLYFYQTKFDENEQFKWLARGRIYNDNTKTLCAGIVVMSTCKCYLMETFGPENEDVAKWLRLLVSVTADRLECIQLLPWKLGLAFTLRDWGNFQLLLQDILRTDSLLLYFANNSLPSLCELKYQPIAVLVKRINNAVSDEQLKMCALLNACTVTCGQAKRNLSTCTLLTTDTHLYISSSKFDWLSTSESDAELEICMKQLMSNLVEVEQIDANTFLINYLDETQDLSEIWQCTFETQENADSCLNAIAQSWEKLFGVSLLNTT
- the LOC106617692 gene encoding serine/threonine-protein kinase 11-interacting protein isoform X2; this encodes MMDPQKITELANLLRKNGDKILNSEFSLKLSGSLLRALNDSFTLITDGAAEIGASPQTFQVAKTVNSRSPVFIDLQLIYDFVQKTPLLCIIHYPTDEYFDGTIDISKFRALRRLEVQKTNVRQVVGIQRLRAQLQQLICVKSLTDVEDVITRCGGDNSNGFVWNELKIADFSYNNLQRIDSALEFAQFLQHLNLRHNKLRSVEAIKWLPHLKTLDLSYNCLQCVPQFHLDAYKRLQSLNMSNNFVEDLMGIAKLEALTDLDLSDNCLLDHSCLLPLSALITLNYLNLYGNPLCCHPKHRLATAQFLHKNTATVKFLLDLEPLSKSEKSVTGSQQLRHVGALNRYAQRSSSTSINSSRVPSTTHTPSSSVGSLSSFKFNVSSTGTLDSVKTTNGTNGTRKSSSKTRTVDIIEDEGAIAQTTDERDEAVLAQKLKPVKVTLHKVDISEQDSQHLEAKKQIENLREKYGVNWLQSGNAEMIQSALGMETKSNTTATTNTSRQQLDDFLGELSESALASTRTKPQSQYDTSETLDSSLRSSTPLYDSHLSDEVPKLEVLASPIKANGPNDNNDATMYQSMNSTISYTNENHTLYRSVNDSDNTLMQTAADSLSFALEQANMSDDAETEVEIDDEPPHLKNVYSNATVVEPDVSEPEDDEITYIVYTMPRNEAVFLTISESYLRVRDTLTQKTITKWSLKILESCDRIKSNTIRINFDTIKADKKERIYTVEDGLCQELERKLRDILSQRDLTEMNQTVYRCVNCTCQFAVETKYKPQNHGIHCPDCKSSFVAEIHDIPKPPIEAAAEKLSPAAIVEETPIYANTPPKVASQTTANIDVANDANSIVKGSKRLTAINTTKYRNPLQGLKSSANSLNESSSCSKITNSQNSFDSNQSVVGSSNTERQQEFTGESSDVDIISNPSQSSIEVLDQHTSRKASEERRLAQHMSALEENNDLSYTQSFIEREFGNTAIAAVLENQIVEAKQRKITTTTPPTKADPHAEALRVNSNPPVAQTVTPALANSAHVQLIESSSSGSVTDSVCTAYEQQQQQELLQKTSSSDELLSKSAEQAILRNLLAAESFSSNSPEPIITPTKPANGSTNGQSTQATKKEESSKVSSMFGALVQTTNSLMSSSRKTNSQTDQKCEPYKFNYTDFNDVDHRLKLYFYQTKFDENEQFKWLARGRIYNDNTKTLCAGIVVMSTCKCYLMETFGPENEDVAKWLRLLVSVTADRLECIQLLPWKLGLAFTLRDWGNFQLLLQDILRTDSLLLYFANNSLPSLCELKYQPIAVLVKRINNAVSDEQLKMCALLNACTVTCGQAKRNLSTCTLLTTDTHLYISSSKFDWLSTSESDAELEICMKQLMSNLVEVEQIDANTFLINYLDETQDLSEIWQCTFETQENADSCLNAIAQSWEKLFGVSLLNTT
- the LOC106617692 gene encoding serine/threonine-protein kinase 11-interacting protein isoform X1, which encodes MMDPQKITELANLLRKNGDKILNSEFSLKLSGSLLRALNDSFTLITDGAAEIGASPQTFQVAKTVNSRSPVFIDLQLIYDFVQKTPLLCIIHYPTDEYFDGTIDISKFRALRRLEVQKTNVRQVVGIQRLRAQLQQLICVKSLTDVEDVITRCGGDNSNGFVWNELKIADFSYNNLQRIDSALEFAQFLQHLNLRHNKLRSVEAIKWLPHLKTLDLSYNCLQCVPQFHLDAYKRLQSLNMSNNFVEDLMGIAKLEALTDLDLSDNCLLDHSCLLPLSALITLNYLNLYGNPLCCHPKHRLATAQFLHKNTATVKFLLDLEPLSKSEKSVTGSQQLRHVGALNRYAQRSSSTSINSSRVPSTTHTPSSSVGSLSSFKFNVSSTGTLDSVKTTNGTNGTRKSSSKTRTVDIIEDEGAIAQTTDERDEAVLAQKLKPVKVTLHKVDISEQDSQHLEAKKQIENLREKYGVNWLQSGNAEMIQSALGISVTRQIMTNLPLIKFYIAGMETKSNTTATTNTSRQQLDDFLGELSESALASTRTKPQSQYDTSETLDSSLRSSTPLYDSHLSDEVPKLEVLASPIKANGPNDNNDATMYQSMNSTISYTNENHTLYRSVNDSDNTLMQTAADSLSFALEQANMSDDAETEVEIDDEPPHLKNVYSNATVVEPDVSEPEDDEITYIVYTMPRNEAVFLTISESYLRVRDTLTQKTITKWSLKILESCDRIKSNTIRINFDTIKADKKERIYTVEDGLCQELERKLRDILSQRDLTEMNQTVYRCVNCTCQFAVETKYKPQNHGIHCPDCKSSFVAEIHDIPKPPIEAAAEKLSPAAIVEETPIYANTPPKVASQTTANIDVANDANSIVKGSKRLTAINTTKYRNPLQGLKSSANSLNESSSCSKITNSQNSFDSNQSVVGSSNTERQQEFTGESSDVDIISNPSQSSIEVLDQHTSRKASEERRLAQHMSALEENNDLSYTQSFIEREFGNTAIAAVLENQIVEAKQRKITTTTPPTKADPHAEALRVNSNPPVAQTVTPALANSAHVQLIESSSSGSVTDSVCTAYEQQQQQELLQKTSSSDELLSKSAEQAILRNLLAAESFSSNSPEPIITPTKPANGSTNGQSTQATKKEESSKVSSMFGALVQTTNSLMSSSRKTNSQTDQKCEPYKFNYTDFNDVDHRLKLYFYQTKFDENEQFKWLARGRIYNDNTKTLCAGIVVMSTCKCYLMETFGPENEDVAKWLRLLVSVTADRLECIQLLPWKLGLAFTLRDWGNFQLLLQDILRTDSLLLYFANNSLPSLCELKYQPIAVLVKRINNAVSDEQLKMCALLNACTVTCGQAKRNLSTCTLLTTDTHLYISSSKFDWLSTSESDAELEICMKQLMSNLVEVEQIDANTFLINYLDETQDLSEIWQCTFETQENADSCLNAIAQSWEKLFGVSLLNTT